One Molothrus ater isolate BHLD 08-10-18 breed brown headed cowbird chromosome 11, BPBGC_Mater_1.1, whole genome shotgun sequence genomic window, CACGAGGCTGGAGAGGTGTTTCCTCTCCTTGCTTTCCCAAAAGTTTATCAGTACAAGCACTAAAGCTTCAGCAACCCAACAGGACTGTGTCCTGGGAAACTCCTAATGGGGTTGAGGAGAGTTCCCCCCACCAGAGGCACTGAGCTCActgtgagctctgcctgcaaCACTGCCCAGAGCATCACAGCTACCAGGGAGGGCAGGATGTTTGATTGTTTTGCACCAGCCACAGGAAAAAGTTGTGCAACCAATGAGTTCATCCTTGACTGTGACTGAGTTCATCCTTGACTGTGACTGCTCCCCACTTCCTTCAGTGCTGGGGTACAGTTAGTGGTGGAACAGCTCATCTGCTCCACACAGAAAACTGCCCTCACAACATCAATTTTATAAATACTTTTCATCCTGGCTATTTGAAATCAAGCTGATTTGCTCAGATTTAAGAGCCAGTGACatgcaggaggaagggcagaAAATCTTCATGTATTCTACTCACCTGCTCTGCAAAGGAAGGTTGCCATAAACATTCCCATAACAGCTGGTGTAGGAGGAATGAGACAACGTATCGTAGTCTGAAAGTCCCAGTGCAAGGGGGGTTCTCCAGTTCCCAGCAGTGTTTGTAGAAGatgctgcaattaaaaaaaaggattacAACAAATTACACCTTTCTTCAGCTATATCAGctgaggaaaacaagaaaattttcaTCAGCAATCTCTATGGGGTTTTGCGGGACAAAGGCAGACAATGCAAACACAAAATATGATTTACAAGCCCTGTAGGGAGGCAAGCACTGTACAGGTGGTACTCTGGAGCTCTTAAAGTGCTTTCTGACACAGTCAGTGATGCTCACTGGGCTGTATTTTGGAAGCCATCACAGCCACTGCATTCACATGGCATGAAGCTTTGTATACTCCTTCTAGTTGCTAAATATACCTGTCAAACTCAAATGCTCTTTGAACTTTTCTGGGTTACTGTGCTTACACAAAGAGCAAAAGGCTGATTTACCCTTAGGAGAAGAGAACAAGCAAGACTTTCCTTCCAAGAACAGAACAAGATCCTACTTGGCTCCTCATCCACCTTTcaggacagagctctgctgacatCACCGAGGCAGTGACAGGGGGCAGagctgacagcacagcaggggtTTACAAAAGCACTGGGCACAGATGAAATCAGACCTTACCCGAAGAGAAAGACGACACCCGACTGCTGGGCGAGCACGGcgtctgcagagcagcaaagcccaAACTCCTCTGAGATCCTCTGTCAGACTCAAAGCCCGCCTGCAGGCTGTGACCCTGCTCCTTCTGGCTGGAGGCACGCTGGTACCAGCCCCGGAGATGCTCTGCTACTAAGGCCTTGTGAATGTTTTTGGTTATGTGCTCCGTTTTAGCAACTTGCTTCCTGGGGAGCCTGAGGGTGGCATAGGGGTTGTGTGGGACTCTGTCCACCTCGTCCTCGTGGTAGGAGCGGAATTCGCGGTACCGCTCGTAGCCGTAGTGCGCCGACGAGCGGTACGAGGGGTTCACGCTGTACTGCCCCTCCGTGTCACTCTCATAAACGTACCCCCCGTTGTAATAAACGTCGGGCTCAGTGTAAGGGCAGTACCCAGGAATGTAGTAATTAGAGGAAGGCTGCTCCTGATTTTTGTGGAAGACAGCGCTGCGGGCGTCCTTATGTGCCAGGTTTGGCATGCTCCCTGAACTTGCTGCGGAAATGTTGTGTTTCTTTGAGCGCCTCCGGCCCCTGGTCCTGTTGTCGAGGGTCTGAGTGGTGTAATAGGGATTGGGAGTGGGTGTCACGCAGTAATACTCTGCACTTGACTGGCTGGTGTAGGATGATCCATCGTCCAggatctctgtgctgctgctccgcTGGGACTTGCAGAGGGAGAAGGCTGGCTTGTCAGCAGGAGCCTCGGACAGCAGGTGTGTCTGCGATTCCAGGCTTCCGCTGCGCTGCCGGCAGTGGCGTGGGGAAACATCTGGCCTAGAGCAACGCAGATGTTGGCTGGTTAAAGGCAAGTCTCACACaaataaacacacagagcatgCAAGGACAGGtcagctgcctccccagcccGAGCACAACGCAAATCCTGCCTTATGTTTGCACACAGAGCATTTGCAACGCACAGGACTCAGTTTGGCTGAATTTTGCAACAGCAGGAGATCTGCCTTATAATAATCTGTCAGGCTGAGCAAGGTTAatctgtgacagggacacactGAGCTAAGGTCACAAACACACATTTGGTAATGATTTACGGGAGGGCTCCCTCAATCACCTGCAAACCTACTGCTATTGATATGCTCCATGAAGCTGTTCTAGCTCATAAAGTGACCAAATGCCATAGATACACCCAGCCAACGCTAATGATGGAAGCTGTCTGAATCCCAGTAACTCTGCTTGCAAACAGAGAACTCTCCATCAGTAAACATCATGTAAACATCGGAAATCTCCATCTCCATTCCTTTCTAAAAGGAATAGCCTAGACAAGTAATGAGCTTGGAGCAGAACATGCAAAGATGGGTTTCCTTTGGATCTGTCTCTCACGGCTGCATTACCCCACCAAACAAACCTTGAGCTTTTGATAACATTCTAAGATTCTTAGCATCTCTCCTTCTCCACTGTGGATTGGCTTCCCAATATAATATCTCTAACCAATATTCTGAAAGCAGTGGGAATCCTTACACTGGCTACAGCTGCTAGCACCAGATCTGACATGATCACACAATCACCTGCAAACCTACTGCTCTTGATGTGCTCCAGGGAGCTGTTCTAGCTCATAAAGTGCTCAAATCCCATAGACTTGGGCTGGAGGCACAGCTGACACTAATGATGGAAGCTGTCTGAATCCCAGTAACTCTGCTTGCAAGCAGAGAATTCTCCATCAGGCCTCACATGAATGATGTCTGCTCTGACAATGTACCAGCTGAAACACTGATACCCCACCTCTGGGAAAGCCGCACAGCCAACAACCCTCCGCCTCTTAACACCATTTCCTTTCACCCTTGTgcttccccagggctgtgtggcacccagagcccagGTCTCTTACtgcaggtggctgctgctgtagGCGTTGCGGGTGAGCACGGGGGTGGTGGGCATGCTCCTGCCGCCCTGCGGCGGCGCCGGCCGCTCCAGCGCGCGGAACGGGCTGCTGTGCGCCGAGAGCACCTCCCTGCAGCAAGGCACACAGACACAGTGAGGTTAAACATCCCCCCCACATGTCACAGCACACCCACCGTGGGCAGCTGAAGTCTTggagaaacaaaaggaagggCGGAATGtcgccctgattttttaagatgtTCTAACCCTTAGGATGTTTACATTCTTTCTCACACGCTTTCTGTAAATAgctcattgttttgcattcttttatggaggaggagaaatttgatgggctgttggtttgtccagtgtcattggagaggtggcactgtcacctccaatccactgtcacttttggaaaactataaatgttggagtcagataataaacttccttttttcttcacctgcAAACCTACTGCTCTTGATGTGCTCCATGGAGCTGTTCTAGCTCATAAAGTGCTCAAATCCCATAGATTTGGGCTGGAGACACAGCTGACACTAATGATGGAAGCTGTCTGAATCCCAGTAACTCTGCTTGTAAACAGAGAATTCTCCATCAGGTCTCACATGAATGATGTCTGCTTTGATAATGTACCTGCTGAAATACTGATACCCATCAGGAGGGATGGGTAGGGTTTGGTGCTGCCTGAATCTACTAAGCACAGTCATCAGGAAGATGACAAGTTGTTAAATgaacactgaaaaaacccagaaactgACACAAAGAATGACAGCACAAGCAACTCCTGAAATGCAGCCCTTGCTATTATATTTCTCACCCATCTCAAACGTCTTCACAAAAACTACACTGCTCTTTGGTTTGAGATACTCTGTCAACTGCTTATACACACTTTTGTTCCTAGCCAGGAAATTCAGCTCCCATCCCCAAAGCCTGTAAGGCCAGAAGAGCAAGGAGGCAGTGGGCTCTGCTGGAatgctcagcagggacaggatgCAGCTCATGGCAGCAGGTGcagagtgcagcagcagtgagattTGCCTACCTGGAGTGTCTGCCTTCCAAGAGCTGCTCGTTTATGGATGACTTCCTGAGATGAATTCTCTCCACGCCAAGGGACTTTGGCGGGGGAAGTCTTGGAGaaagctgtgcagagctgggtctctgtgctgctgcaggaagtgaTTCACTGACTGTTGGAAAGGAATATGCACTTTGTTAGAGCAAAATCCCTGATATTTCTGCCCTGTGTGCAAATCTGTGGCCCCTAAGGAAGAAGCACTTTGCAGTACAGAGACAATGACAGGAGCTGTGGACCTAGAAAAGATTTCCTGCCTGCACTGAGCTCTCTCCACACAGACAGGACATTGTGGAGGCTCCTACAGATCCCAGCAGCACCAACTCCTATGAGACTACACCCAGCTTGGGGCTATGCCAGATCACAGAATGGAACTTCCTGGGAAAAGATCTGTTTGCAGAGCAATCCTTTCCAGAGCCAAGCAGACAAGCTCAGCCTCTGCAAAGGCCAGTTCTTTTCCTTCACCTTCCAGCTcttgaaaatgacattttaagaATTAGTTTTGAAACACAACCTGAAAGAGACTGACTTCAAAAGCGACTGAATGAGCAAAGACAACTGACAGACACATTTGGCTGAAGGCAATTGGGAAGATGCTGGTTTGATCCTTGTTCTCACTTTGCTTAGGGCACAACCAGGTTCCGACAGAGCCAACAGGAAACTCCAACTAATACATATAAATGCAGGATGAGCATCACAGAGAACACGTTCACAAGCCTGGCTCCACTTCTACTTGTACAAGCAGGAATCAGGTGTAAATCCATTTTATGGCACCACCTGGTTTGTACAAGTCTAAAACTGGGACAAAGTGAGATCAGAATCAGACCCAAACCGAAAAGTGAGTAATGATTTAGATAATGTTTGTCCCCAAATGATGATTATCCAGTTTAAGGGAGAGGCAGGCCAAGTCCTTTCCACCTTGTGGAACAGGGTGTGAGTGTGtctgtgggtgtgtgtgtgaaatgAGTAAGCTGAGCAAACACCACCCCGTGCAAGATGCAAGCTCACCAGGGAACAGATAAATGTAAATAGAGCGTTAGTATCTGTGACTATTGCACCTTTCTTTCTCCAAGTTTTATGGTAGCTGTGAGGGCAGAAGGGCTGGGCTAATTCTCCCAATTTGTAAGTCCTTCAGTTCTAGGCCAGGCCCTAGGGACAATGTATTTGACACTCAGTGTCCTCAGCTTGCAGGTTGGTCATGTTAAAACCAACTTCCTTCTCTAAAGATGACTCAGGTcagctcacagagctgcagaaccTTTCAGAAACTAACCCATTAAGAGGAATGACATTCCTGAGtagctattttttcctcttctgtaaaGTAATTTATCATCAAAAGCCACCAAAACTACAGAATAATATATTGACTTGTActagaagggaccttaaagctcatttcattccaactccctgccatgggcagggacaccttcctctaaATGTttttgctcaaagccctgtccagcctggccttgaacacttccagggatgggacatgcTAAAGGACATTAAGTCAAAGAAACATCTCTGAATGGACAAActtattggggaaaaaaaggataagCATCATACCATCATCATAGGTGGTTGTGTCTGACAAGGAGCTGCTCTCGGACGGAATTATATCATCTgtgaataaaaacaaacactttAAGCATAAAAGAGCCAACATCAACTTACAAATATCTCAGTACAGTTTATTTTCTAGAGTTTCAGAGCCAGCTGATACTTGTAGCGCTGCAATCCTTATTCTTTAGCCCCCACAGCCTAAAGACAGCCTTGGTACATCATCACTCTGTGTGTTCACTGCAGTTCAGCAAGCGACCCAGGTAATTAtcaaaggagatttttttttttttaatctgcagcAGGAATCAGGCCAAGATTTACAAAGGTGTTTTCCACCCCACTTCGAACAGATCTCACAGGGTGTTTTGGTGCTTCAGGAGGAGTCAGGAGCCTACACAGACATGTAGATCTTGGCTGTTAGCAGCTAATCTCCTCCAGGTACACCTGAAACCCCACCAGGTAGGTacaaaaagccttttaaaatttgGCACTCACTTTTGAATGTTCCATCAGCACACAGATCCTGTTTCAATTAAATTAAGATCAATCCAGAGTAATTCCACTGATTTCTATCAAGGTATTGCAAATTCCAGCAACACAGATAACAGGAACTGTTCCATGGGGGTactaattttttgtttcttttacattttgttgTTTATTCACAGCACTTCACTGTACCTGTCTCACCTTGATGCTACACAATGAGAAGCAGCCTGTCCTCACTCAGGTTTGGAGCAgaccaccagcagcagagaaatgagGCTGAACTAGAGATAATTAACCCACGGACAGCTCAATCCCTAGGCTGGTTCTGACAAGATTCAGCACTGGTGGGGTAAAAAACCTCCATGAATCTTCAAGCATAAGAGAAAGGAAGCAATGAACAATGAGAGTGGCAGCCACTTGGTGTATGACAcctgcctgtgcccccagccACCATGAGCACGTGCAATGtgcactgctcctgctgtcacagcctgctGCCAGGAAAGCTCTGGTTACAAGAATGCAGTAAAGAGAGCAGCTGTTcaaaaacagcaaaaaccaggcctggcccctgccctggggggaCTTGTCAGACCACCGAGGATGGGCTGAAGCCCTGCTTGCAACCTGACACTGGGAAAAAGCTCCAGGGGAGCTGATTAATGTGGATCTGACCACAGGGTGGTAAAATATGGAACTGGGCCCAGAGTGGGGAGGAACAAAGCctgctgaggaaaagaaaaaagccagcCTAAAGCTACAGTGCTGGATTCGGGGGGGGGTGTGCAATGCTGACATATTCAGATATGGTGACATATCTGAATTTAAATCCCAGGTCTGTGCAACTCCCTGCAAAGGAGGAAGAAACTCTGGGCTAGAGAGggtggaaagggaagagaaactAGAACATGGAAAGCAGTCCAATATGTCCTTCACCTCCTATCccttggggctgggatggaaacAGCTATGGTTTGGTTCAATAAATCAGTGGGACTATTTAACATATTACTTCCAACAAGTAATTCCCTGAACTCACAGACTCGAGTGACTCATCACTGCTCAGCCTCCTGAAACCCAGACCTGGAGAGCACTGCTGGTGATGGTGACAAGGTTACACATAAAATCAATTACTgaagcagggcacagctctgctccaggtaAACAAATACACACTGCAGGCTGagagcctggcactgggaagggaaTGCAGCTGCTTATTGCTGGCTTGGACAACAGAGAAAAACACTGCCAACAACAACAGTGGCACCCAACAACAacaatggatggatggatctcTCTGCTCATCAGCCTTCCTGGTCATTACCACACACCAGGTGCCCCAGGTAAGGCAGGATCTGCCACAATCAGTATCCACACTGGTGAGCAAGAGGCTGGAAACAGATGtttccctcctctctgtcaATCAGAAACAAGCTGGGCCACATTGAATGCTGATCATCAGCCTTTCAGAATAATCATTTGTGATGATGGATAGCCCAGTGATGCTGTGGTGTGTCAGGGGTAAGGATCCAGAACTCCTTCAACTGGCATGGATACTAACAGGCTTTCACACATTATCAACAAAGCAGCAAGAATCTCACTGCCCTTAGGAGAAACACACTAAGAATGGAGGGGCCAGGAGTATCTGCTTTTGCTGTGCTCATCAGTGGCCAATGGATTtagttaaaaaaattgtttgctaCTAACTGCATTCATAAACTCCTGAAGTTCACTTATGACTTCTGGGAAATTAGGAATATTAAATCAAGAAGCAATATCCTCCATCCTGCAGAAcaccctgcctgctctgtttcTGCTGGAACTGAAGCTCCAcgggagggatgggggagagatGTTGCATGTGGCATCCCAGATGTACAACTGCACTCATCCCACCAGGAATTCAGGCATCAGAAAAGCTTCACCCAAGGTGTTACTGCCAGCCTTTCTGTGCACAGCACCTTCAGCCCATACCTGGTGCTGGAACATGCCTGTGGCTTGCTCCTAAAACTGTGGCTACTCTGCCCCCAGCCTACACCAGTGCACTGAGTGTATCAGATGCAGCAGTTccatcttttttcttatttaactgCCTTGGAGAAGACAAAAACCATACAGAAAAGATGTACACAAAGTTTCTAAGTAAGCCAAATTactcttttctcctcctgtttGCATCAGAACAAGGGGAATTCTCTCACCTGGTAGAGCCAGAGTTGAtttctgggttggttttttgcCACACTTGATTCTATATTCATTTATGGAGTTTTCTATCTCTTGTAGCTTTTTTACAGCATCAGCATactcttgctttcttttcttcttcacgTTTTTGCAGAGGTCTGGCTCACTGGCAAGTTTCTTTGCAGCTTCCACCAGCTTTTGGTGTATGATAAAATTGCTCTCCAAGTCCTGCAAAGTAGGATCCTGCAAATTCATGAGAGAAGTTATTTGCTTGTACTCCAGAGAGAAATTATCAATGAAAGTCATTAATATAAAGATCTATTTTTGTGGTGAAGTGAAATCTTGAgcacaaatacagaaataccATAGTACATACACAAGACAATCTCAGCATATGAAAGTCTTAGATCTTATTTCTGACTAGAGTACAATTTTGAGATTTCTTGGGCAAGGTCCAAAGTTCTGAAGCCCAGGTGACATAACACATACTCTTAAATTCAGGTTTAGGCTGCTAAACCTCCTGCTACTGAGTCCAACTCTGAAAACATCGTTCAAAATCTCTCCCTACTTCAGAGaatataaaaatggaaattggTATCACCATACCTACGTAAGAGGGAGTTTCAGGCTTTAATTAATTGTTTGTAAACTACTTTGAAAAGCTCAGATGAAAGGCACTGCAGAAGTGCTAAGCAACACGTTATTAAATCTGGTCAGCAGGATTTTGGTTTAAT contains:
- the FRMD4B gene encoding FERM domain-containing protein 4B isoform X2, with the translated sequence MTEGRHCQVHLLDDRNLELLVQPKLLSRELLDLVASHFNLKEKEYFGITFIDDTGQSVWLQLDHRVLDHDLPKKPGPATLYFAVRFYIESISFLKDKTTVELFFLNAKSCVHQGHIEVDSETVFKLAALVLQEAKGDYSSDENTRKDLKTLPVFPTKTLQEHPSLAYCEDRVIEHYTQIKGLTRGQAIVQYMKVVEALPTYGVHYYGVKDKQGIPWWLGISYKGIGQYDLQDKVKPRKLFQWKQLENLYFREKKFAVEVHDPRRISVSRRTFGQSGLVVQTWYANTSLIKSIWVMAISQHQFYLDRKQSKAKIPSARSLDDIAMDLTEMGTPKVSKLVTLEAKNQLIMASNGSLISSGSQDSEVSEEQKKEKIMELKKKEKLLQEKLLQKVEELKKICLREAELTGKMPKEYPLGAGEEPPQVRRRVGTAFKLDDNLLPSEEDPTLQDLESNFIIHQKLVEAAKKLASEPDLCKNVKKKRKQEYADAVKKLQEIENSINEYRIKCGKKPTQKSTLALPDDIIPSESSSLSDTTTYDDVSESLPAAAQRPSSAQLSPRLPPPKSLGVERIHLRKSSINEQLLEGRHSREVLSAHSSPFRALERPAPPQGGRSMPTTPVLTRNAYSSSHLQPDVSPRHCRQRSGSLESQTHLLSEAPADKPAFSLCKSQRSSSTEILDDGSSYTSQSSAEYYCVTPTPNPYYTTQTLDNRTRGRRRSKKHNISAASSGSMPNLAHKDARSAVFHKNQEQPSSNYYIPGYCPYTEPDVYYNGGYVYESDTEGQYSVNPSYRSSAHYGYERYREFRSYHEDEVDRVPHNPYATLRLPRKQVAKTEHITKNIHKALVAEHLRGWYQRASSQKEQGHSLQAGFESDRGSQRSLGFAALQTPCSPSSRVSSFSSASSTNTAGNWRTPLALGLSDYDTLSHSSYTSCYGNVYGNLPLQSRTYVEPSQLGGDEEDGLEAELPSSEQRLFWHEDSKPGTLV